The DNA region AAATAATTCCTCTAATGCAATGTATAATCAGGAGTTTAAAAAAGCTCCTATTAACATACAAACCAATGCAAATGGAAGAGTAAAATCAAGAGGATTCGCTGCAGTTTCGGCTAATATGGATTTTAAATATCATGAATTTACAAGGCATGCAGTAGGAAGCAATGATGTATTAATAGAAATACTTTATGCAGGAATATGCCATAGCGATATACATATGGTTGAAGGAAAGTCAAGCAATACTCCTTTGGTGGTAGGGCATGAGATAGCTGGAAGAGTTGTACAGGTTGGAAGTTCTGTAACAAAATTCAAAGTTGGTGATTTTGCCGGTGTAGGTTGTATGGTAAACTCTTGCGGAGAGTGTGAAAGCTGTTTAGATAATTTAGAACAATATTGTTTAAATAGAGCAGTTTATACTTATGGCTCAAGAGACAGATTCCATAATAATGAAATTACTCAAGGAGGTTATTCTGACAATATAGTAGTATCCGAAGATTTTGCAATACTCATACCAGACAATGCAGAGCTTGATAAAATTGCTCCTCTTCTTTGTGCAGGCATTACCACATACTCACCAATAAAGGCAATGAATGTACAAAAAGGAGAAAAAATTGGCATTGCAGGTTTTGGAGGGCTTGGCTCTATGGCTGTAAAATATGCTGTTAAATTAGGGGCAGAAGTTACTGTATTTGACATTACAGAAGATAAAAGACAAGATGCTTTAAATATGGGAGCTGTAAAATATGTTAATGTAAATAATCCAGAAGATTTAAAAAATATTAACAATACTCTTAATTATGTGATAAGCACAATTCCTGCATATTATGATGTTAATATGTATATGCGTATGCTTAAGAGGGGAGGTACTATGTGTATATTAGGTCTTCCTCGCACATCAAAAATGCCTACACTAATAGCGATGGTAGGTCAGCATGGCAGTAAAAAACTATTCGGTTCACTTATAGGCGGAATAAAAGAAACTCAGGAAATGCTCAACTATTCTATAGAAAATAATATTTATCCTACTGTTGAAATAATAAAGGCAGATGCTAAAACTATATCAGAAGCATACAGAAAAGTGATAGATGGAAAAGTTAAGTTTAGATATGTGATAGATATGCGTACTATGAAATAAAATTATTATTTTATAAATAGCATTCACAATAATTTTTTATTAATTAATTGATTTTTAATAATTGATGATATAATATATTTTTTAATTATTTATAAAAAACAAAAAGGGTATTGATTTATGAAAAATATTATGCGTTTATTTTTTATTTTTTTATTATCAATAGGCTTGATAATAACATTTTGTTCATCAAAAAATAAAAAATCAAGGTGAAGGTTTATTTATAAATGTAGGTCCAGAGCCTAAAACTATAGACCCTACATTAAACATAGCATCAGATGCTTCAGTTTACATAATACATGCATTTGAAGGACTTACAACAAGAAACAAAGAAGGTGTATTAGTAGGCGGAGCTGCTGAAAGCTGGGATATAAGCGAAGACGGACTTACATATACATTCCATTTAAGAACTAATGGAAAATGGTCTGACGGAACTCCATTAACATCTAAAGATTTTGTATATTCTTGGAAGAGAGCTGTAGACCCTAAAACAGCAAGCGAATATAGTTATCAATTTGAGCCTGTAAAAAATGCTATGGCTATTAATGCTAGTAAAATGGAATTGGATACTTTAGGAATAAGGGCTATTGATGATTATACTTTAGAGGTAACATTAGAAAAACCTACTGCATACTTTTTAGAGTTAACAGCATTTCCTACATTCTATCCTATTCGCGAGGATATTATAGAAAAGTATGGGGACACTTGGACTATTAATCCGGAAAGCTATATAGGAAATGGTTCTTATGTAATGATAGAACGCAATATAGATAATAATATAATAATGGTAAAAAATACTAATTATTGGGATTATGAGAATTTAGTTCCAGAAAAAATTACATTTGTTTTAATGGATAATCCTACAGCTTCAGTTGCTGGTATAAAAGAAGGTTCTCTACATTTTTCTGACAGAGTACCTGCTCAGGATATAGATACTCTAAAGGCAGAAGGATTACTTCAAATGGTTAAACGTCTTGGAACATATTATTATGCTGTAAACCATACTAATGAAGTTTTAAAAGATGGAAGAGTGAGAAAGGCTTTATCATTAGCTATAGACAGAAATTATATAGTTGATAATATAGTAAAAGCTGGTGTGCCTGCTGGTGCATTTGTGCCTTTTGGAGCTCCTGATGTTAATGGAGATTTCAGAGAAGTAGGCGGTGATTATATAAGTGTTAAGCCTGAAGATTATCAAAAAAATATAGAAGAAGCTAAAAAGTTAATGGAAGAAGCTGGATATACTAATGGAGAAGGTTTCCCTGTACTTCAATTTTTAGTTGATTCCAATAGAGAAATTCCTACATTTGAAGCTGTTCAGCAAATGTGGAAAGAACATTTAGGAATAGATACTTCTGTAAGTCAGCAAGAATGGGCTGTATTTTTACAAACATTATATACTGATAAAAATTATGTTATGGGAAGAAGCGGTTGGACTGCTGATTATAATGATGCTATGACATTCTTGGGTATGTTTTTAAGTTATAGTCCTCAAAACCATGCTCTATTTACAAATAAAGAATATGATAATTTACTTCAAACTGCTATGAATACAATAGATCAGAATATCAGAATGGACGCTATGCATAAAGCTGAAAAAATATTTATGGATAATGATGTTATAATACCATTATATTATTATGCTACACCTACTTTAGTTAGTCCTAAGTTGAAAGGTGTTGTATATGATAATTTGGCAAAACATAAATTTAGCTATGCTTATATAGAAAATTAATTATTAGTATATTTAAAAATACTCAAGGTTGAGTAAGATGTTTAGTTATTATCTTATTCAGCCTTTTTATTTTTAAACTTTTGTATACTAGTATTGTATATAATAAAAAGATATATAAAGAATTATTAATTTTATTTATAGTTTTTATAAAAATAGATTCAATTATTTATTATTAAATATAAAAAATTATAGTTGCAATAAATATCAAAATTTATAAATTATAATATTATTTATTTTATTAAAACTTTTGGATATGTTATGAAACTCAATATAGAAAATTTGAATGATAAAAATTTTTGGGAAAATGCTAATATAGAAGTTCCTAAATATAATATAAATGATATTAGAAAAAATACAGCTAAAAAACCTACATGGATTCATTTTGGAGCTGGAAATATATTTAGAGGTTTTATAGCAGCAGTAGCTGATACACTCTTAAATGATAGTATAATAGATACTGGTATAATAGCAGTAGATACTCATGCTTTTGGAAGAGATGATGATTATGATATGATTAATAAAGTTTATAAGCCTTTTGATAATCTTACTCTTTTAGCTTCTATTAAAAGCAATGGTGATATAGATAAAAAAATAATAGGAAGTATAACTGATATATTACATGCTGATTTTATTAATAATTATGATGCATTAAAAAAAATATTTATATCAAGCTCTCTTCAAATAGTGAGTTTTACTATTACAGAAAAAGGTTATTCAATAAAAGACTTAAATGGTAATTATACTAGCATAGTAGAAGAAGATATTGATAATGAGCCAAAAAAAGCAAAAAATATTATGAGTATTATTGCTACTATGCTTTTAGAAAGATATAAAAACGGTGCCTTTCCTATAGCTATGCTTAGTGTAGATAACTGTTCAAATAATGGAGATAAATTAAAATCCTCTATTGTTGAAATATCTAGAGAATGGGTAAAAAGAGGTTATGCTGATAATGGCTTTGTAGAATATATTGAAGATAGCAAAAAGGTTTCTTTCCCATTAAGCATGGTTGATAAAATTACTCCAAGACCTTCTGAGATTATAGAAAAAAAATTAGAGTATATAGGACTTGAAGAAATGTCATTATTTAAAGTTGGTCATAACAACATGGCTCCTTTTGTAAATGCTGAAAGTGTTGGATATTTAGTTGTAGAGGATTTATTTCCAAATGGAAGACCAAAGTTTGAAAAAGCTAATGTATATGTAACAGACAGAATAACAGTTCAAACTGTAGAGAAAATGAAAGTTACAACTTGTTTAAATCCGCTTCATACAGCTTTAGCAATATTTGGCTGTTTACTAAATTATAATTTTATTTATGAAGAGATGAGAAATCCTTCATTAAAAAAATTAGTTGAAAAAATAGGTTATGATGAAGGCATGAAAGTAGTTGCTGACCCTAAAATTTTGAACCCTAAAGATTTTATAAAAGAAGTAATTGAAGAGCGTTTGGTAAATCCTTATATACCAGATTCCCCAAAAAGAATAGCAACAGACACTTCTCAAAAAATACCTATAAGATATGGAGAGACATTAAAATCTTATGTTAAAAATGGACTTGACATTTCTTCTTTAGTAGGCATACCTTTAACTATAGCAGCTTGGCTTAGGTATTTAGTGGGTATTGATGATAATGGAAAACCTATGGAAATAAGTCCAGACCCTATGCTTGAAGAATTACAAAAACATATAAAAAACATCAAGTTCAAATATAAAGAAACTATTGGAAATAATTTAAAGCCTATACTTTCTAATAAGATTATATTTGCTGTTGATTTATATGATGAAAAGATAAATTTAAGGAAAAAAAATAGAAAGTTATTTTAGTGAGATGATAAGTAAAGAAAATGCTGTAAAAGAATGTTTAGAAAAATATATAAAATAATTTAAGGAGAATTATTCATTATGATAATGACTTTAAGATGGTTTGGAAGTAGTTTTGATTCTGTAACTTTAAAACAAATTAGGCAAATACCTGGAGTAAAAGGCGTTATAACAACATTATATGGAAGTAAAGTAGGAGAGGTTTGGAGAGATGAAGAAGTAAAAAATATAAAAAAAGAAGTAGAAGATGCAGGACTTAAAATATATGGTATAGAGAGTGTAAATATACATGATGATATAAAAATAGGGCTTCCTAGCAGAGATAAATATATAGAAAATTATATAAAAACATTAGAAGTTTTAGGTAAAAATGAAATTAATTTAGTATGCTATAATTTTATGCCTGTATTTGACTGGACTAGAAGCGATTTAGCAAAAGTTCGCCCTGATGGCTCTACTGTATTATCTTATGACCAAGAAATAATAGAAAAAATAGACCCAGAGAAAATGTTTGAACAAATTGATTCTAATTCTAATGGATTTGTACTTCCCGGCTGGGAGCCTGAAAGGTTGAGCAGATTAAAAGAGCTTTTTGAAATGTATAAAAATGTTGATGATGAAAAGTTATTTGAAAACTTAAAATATTTCTTAAGTGCTGTAATGCCTACATGTGAGAAATATAATATAAAAATGGCTATACACCCAGATGACCCTGCTTGGCCTGTATTTGGACTTCCTAGAATAATAGTTAATAAAGAAAATATTTTAAGAATGGTTAATAGTGTTAATAGCTCTTGTAATGGAGTTACATTATGTGCGGGCTCTTTAGGCTCTAATCCTAAAAATGACATACCTGATATAATAAGAAGCTTAAAAGACAAAATATTCTTTGCTCATGTAAGAAACTTAGAACATACAGCACCAGGTAAATTCCAAGAAGCGGCACACTTATCAAGCGACGGCTCAATGGATATGTTTGCTATTATGAAAGCATTTTATGATATAGGTTTTGAAGGACCATTTAGACCAGACCATGGAAGAGCTATTTGGGACGAAGTGTCTATGCCTGGTTATGGGCTTTATGACAGAGCATTGGGTGCTGTTTATTTACAAGGTTTATGGGAAGCAATAGATAAAATGAATAAGTAATTTAATAATATATTCTTTTTATTATTATTTATATATTGCATTTATTTGATTATACTATAGCATTATAAGAATAGGATAATATTATGAAAACTTTTATGGGTGAAGATTTTTTATTGGGAAG from Brachyspira pilosicoli P43/6/78 includes:
- a CDS encoding NAD(P)-dependent alcohol dehydrogenase, which produces MKKALLIIVLLYVISCNNSSNAQTQNNNVFNNQNNSSNAMYNQEFKKAPINIQTNANGRVKSRGFAAVSANMDFKYHEFTRHAVGSNDVLIEILYAGICHSDIHMVEGKSSNTPLVVGHEIAGRVVQVGSSVTKFKVGDFAGVGCMVNSCGECESCLDNLEQYCLNRAVYTYGSRDRFHNNEITQGGYSDNIVVSEDFAILIPDNAELDKIAPLLCAGITTYSPIKAMNVQKGEKIGIAGFGGLGSMAVKYAVKLGAEVTVFDITEDKRQDALNMGAVKYVNVNNPEDLKNINNTLNYVISTIPAYYDVNMYMRMLKRGGTMCILGLPRTSKMPTLIAMVGQHGSKKLFGSLIGGIKETQEMLNYSIENNIYPTVEIIKADAKTISEAYRKVIDGKVKFRYVIDMRTMK
- the uxuA gene encoding mannonate dehydratase, with protein sequence MIMTLRWFGSSFDSVTLKQIRQIPGVKGVITTLYGSKVGEVWRDEEVKNIKKEVEDAGLKIYGIESVNIHDDIKIGLPSRDKYIENYIKTLEVLGKNEINLVCYNFMPVFDWTRSDLAKVRPDGSTVLSYDQEIIEKIDPEKMFEQIDSNSNGFVLPGWEPERLSRLKELFEMYKNVDDEKLFENLKYFLSAVMPTCEKYNIKMAIHPDDPAWPVFGLPRIIVNKENILRMVNSVNSSCNGVTLCAGSLGSNPKNDIPDIIRSLKDKIFFAHVRNLEHTAPGKFQEAAHLSSDGSMDMFAIMKAFYDIGFEGPFRPDHGRAIWDEVSMPGYGLYDRALGAVYLQGLWEAIDKMNK
- a CDS encoding mannitol dehydrogenase family protein, producing the protein MKLNIENLNDKNFWENANIEVPKYNINDIRKNTAKKPTWIHFGAGNIFRGFIAAVADTLLNDSIIDTGIIAVDTHAFGRDDDYDMINKVYKPFDNLTLLASIKSNGDIDKKIIGSITDILHADFINNYDALKKIFISSSLQIVSFTITEKGYSIKDLNGNYTSIVEEDIDNEPKKAKNIMSIIATMLLERYKNGAFPIAMLSVDNCSNNGDKLKSSIVEISREWVKRGYADNGFVEYIEDSKKVSFPLSMVDKITPRPSEIIEKKLEYIGLEEMSLFKVGHNNMAPFVNAESVGYLVVEDLFPNGRPKFEKANVYVTDRITVQTVEKMKVTTCLNPLHTALAIFGCLLNYNFIYEEMRNPSLKKLVEKIGYDEGMKVVADPKILNPKDFIKEVIEERLVNPYIPDSPKRIATDTSQKIPIRYGETLKSYVKNGLDISSLVGIPLTIAAWLRYLVGIDDNGKPMEISPDPMLEELQKHIKNIKFKYKETIGNNLKPILSNKIIFAVDLYDEKINLRKKNRKLF